CGGAGGTTCCTCCTTGAATCACGCAGCTCGACGGCAGGAGCCGGAAGCCCCCGAAAGACCGCCGAGGCGGACACGCGACAACCCCACCAGCCCGGCCGCAAGAAAAGATCACCGTGAACTGACGGGGTATCAGGACCACCGTCGTCGACCAGGACCACCGCTGCGGCGGGAAGTGGCGGACGCGTCCGGAAAACCCCCGTCAACGTCCGAATTCCTGAAGTGACGCGGCGGGACATCGTCGAGCAGCCGGCCCGATCCATCCTCGGCGGGGAGATGTACGAGAGCTGACCGGGCCGGCCGTCCGGGAGGATCGTGACGGCCCGGTTCGTGATCCGTGACGTCGGCCCGCAGCGCGACCTCCCCACCTGGGAGAACGGGCGGTCGATGTCCCAGGGCACAGGCCTGGGACATCCTGCCCGCGCCCCCGCACCGTCTCGCACGCAATCTCGCTCGGCTGCCCCGCAGGCATCGACACCTGGACCTCCAACGGCAGGACGACGGCCTCCGAGAGCAAACGTCGAAGGCCGTCGTTGCGCATCGCAGCCGATCAAGCACACCACCCGCAGGTAGGGCGGCTGCTGACCGCCCTACCTCGGGATCCGGAGTTCGGCCGGTGTCAGGAGATGGAGAAGACCGACGCCCAGTTCTGGCTGGCCGAGCCGGCGGAAGCGGTGTTGGCGGTGACCGCCTGGCCTGCGGTCGCGTTGCCGTCCAGGACGAGGCTGGCGGCCGCGTTGGTCAGGGTGTAGGTGCCGGCGGCGTTCTGCGTGACCGTCCAGTGCTGGTTGGGCGTGCCGAGGTAGACGGCCTGCAGGGTGACCTGGCCGCCGGCGGTGGCCGGCGCGGTCAGGTAGAGCGGGATCGCGCAGCTGTCGGCGACCCGCACGGTGCCGTCGCCGTTGGAGGTGAACTTCCAGCGCTGCGAGGCCCGGGAGGTGTCCAGCGCGGCGAACTGCGCCACCGTCGAGAGGGAAACACTGCAGCCCCCGGTGCGCTGGAGGGCGACGCCACCGCCGTTGCTGAGCGCGTGGTAAGCGTTGTCACCGACGATCGTGGGGCCGTAGTTGATCAGGTGTGTGTCGAGCGCGGTCAGCGCGGCGCCGGTGGTGGACAACGGCGGCACGGCCGTGGGGCGGACGTTCTTGAACCAGTCGGCGAAGGTCGCGGGCGTGTGCGAGGCCAGGCCGGTGATGGTGCGGTCCCAACTGCCGTCCACCTGGTTCCACAGCTGGAGCAGCGCGCCGTCCACGTTGCCCTGCACCTGGTCGCCGGTCTGCCAGTTCGCGCCGACGGTGAACGACTCGGACGAGCCGTCAGGGAACACGTAGCGCTGGTCGCCCAGCAGGTAGGCGGCCACTGAATCGCCGAAGCCCTCGGTCCAGGCGCAGGTGGCGGACGACGCGTACGGGATGAAGTGCGGGCTGCAGTTGGTGACGGTCGGGAACGTGCTGTTGTACAGGCGGTTCTGGAAGAAGTGGCCCACTTCGTGCAGCACGGTGTGCTCGGAGTCCGGGTCGGTGTCGGCCAGGTGCACGGTGTTCGACAGGTCGTAGTACGGCCCGTCGAAGGACCCGCTCTGCCAGCGCAGCGTCAGCGTGGTGCAGGTCGCGGCGTTCGCCTCGGCGGTCGTCCAGCACGGCGTCGTCGAGTTGGCCCGGCGCGACCAGAGCAGGTTGACGGTGTCGAAGGCGTGCCAGGCGCGGGCGTCGGCCGCCGGTTTGACGCTCCCGACAGAGCCGCTCGACGATACGTTCAACAGCGTCGGCGTGTCGAAGGTGTAGACCGTACCGCTGGAGTTGGCGACCTTCCACACCTGGTTGTTGCGAGCGGCGAAGCGGAAGAACATTTGGTACATCACGGGGGTGGTGACCGGGGTGTAGCAGAGGTTGAACGAGCCGTCGGCCGCGCCGGTCAGCTGGGTGTCGGTGTTCAGCTTGTGTTCGGTGTCGGCCGGCGTCTCCCGGCCCCAGAGCTCGACCGAGGCGTTGCGGGCGGCCCGGGTCAGAGTCGGCTTGGCGGTACCCGCCTCCGCAGACTGGTAGTCGAACTGAAGGTTGCCCCTCAGACAGATGGGGCTCGCGGCGGAGGCGGTGCCTGCCGAGAGCGGCACGATGACGCCTGCGGCGAGCAGCGCCGCCGGTATCAGCAGGCGGAGCAGGGCGGTGGACCTGCGTAACATGGACGTCCTTCCAGAAGGCGCCCGGACCCGCCGACCGGCAGACCTGGCGCGGGGAGGCCGGGTGTTCCCCGGCCCGGCCCGTGACGCTCCGCCCCGTGACGGGCCGTCCGGGCCGTCAGCCATCGTCGGTTCAGTGCCACGCCGCGCACCAGAGGCGCACAGGGTCACAGCCATCGGTTATGCGGTTGGCATGTACGCTCGGCGCATGCCTGCGCCAGCCGTGCGCCCTGTGCCGGCCTCGGCACCTTCACGCCGCCTCGCCCCGCAGGACCAGCTGGCCGCAGCGCGCGCCCGAGCGCTCCGCCTAGTACTGCAACGGTGCTTACCGTGACTGCTGTTGAGTTCGCTCGTTGGACTGTTCATGGGTGGGGATATATCCGAGGTGGATGCTCGTCGCTGGTCGGACGGGCTTGCTGGGTTGCATGAGCGTTTTGCTCACCGATTCGCGCGGAGTGAGCCGCGTGAGTCGGCGCTGGCGTACACGCGAGGGCTGCTGGCGCCGTTGGAGCGCAAGAACGCCTGGACGGTGGCCGAGGAAGCCGGCCACGCAGGACCGGACCGGATCCAGCGGCTGCTGAACCGGATCGACTGGGACGCGGACGGGGTGCTCGACGACGTGCGCCAGTACGTCGTCGAGCACCTGGCCGACCCGGGTGGCGTGCTGATCGTGGACGACACAGGGTTCCTGAAGAAGGGCGTGCGGTCGGCCGGTGTCCAAAGGCAGTACTCCGGCACTGCGGGGGCCTGTGCGTCAATAAGTGCACGGTGGACGGGAGTTGGTGAGAGTCTGCAATATGACCCTGTGCCAGTCAGGCCGCATCGCCGCCCGTGCACTGCGGGCCAAGTTTGACCAGATCCTGCCGCACTTCGACGAGCGCCGCCGTCGGCTGTACCTGGCCAGTGAGGCCACCGCCATCGGCCACGGCGGGATCGCCCGCGTCGCCGAGGCCTCCGGCACCAGCACCGCCACCATCTCGCGAGGTATCGCCGAGTTGGCCGGCTGCTCAGCGCCGACCCTACGAATCCGGGCTCCAGGTGCCGGCCGCAAGCGGCTGACAGACACCGACCCCGGTCTGCTGCGCGCGCTGGAGTCGCTGCTAGAACCGCACACCCGAGGCGATCCCGTCTCCCCGCTGCGCTGGACCACGCTGTCCTTGCGGTCCCTGGCCTCGGCCCTCACCGCACAGGGCCACCCCGTCAGCGCGTCAACCCTCGGGCGCCTGCTGCACACCCTGGGCTACAGCCTGCAGGGAACCGCGAAGACGACGGAGGGCATCAGCCATCCGGACCGCGATGCCCAGTTCGCCCACCTCAATGCCACCGCCACCGCTTTCCTCAACGACACCCAACCGGTGATCAGCGTCGACACCAAGGCCAAGGAATGGCTCGGCAACCGCGACCGGCCCGGTCGCACCTGGCGGCCAGGCAAAGACGCGATCAAGGTGGACTGCCACACGTTCACCACCAACGACCAGCCGATGGCGATCCCCTACGGGATCTACGACATCGCCAACAACTCCGGATGGGTCAACGTCGGCACCGACCACGACACCGCCCAGTTCGCGGTGGAGTCCATCCGCCGCTGGTGGCAGCACCGCGGACAGGCGGACCACCCGCATGCCACCCGGCTCCTGATCACCGCCGACTCCGGCGGCTCCAACGACCCCCGCCGCTGGACCTGGAAGTACAACCTGGCCGCCTTCGCGCGGGAGAGCGGCCTGGAGATCTCCGTCTGCCACCTACCGCCCGGAACTTCGAAGTGGAACAAGATCGAGCATCGGATGTTCTGTCACATCACCGCGAACTGGCGGGGGCGACCTCTGACCAGCTACCCGCTCGTCATCGAGACCATCGCCGCCACAACCACCAAGACCGGCCTGACCATCGGGGCCGAACTGGACACAGGCAGCTACGACCTGGGCATCAGCGTCACGCCCGCCGAGTTCCACGCCCTGCCAATCACACCGAACGCCTTCCACGGGGACTGGAACTACACGCTGGCTCCCGTTCCACCGCGAACGCCAGACGCGCCGGCAAGCACTCGCCGGATCGACCCCGGCCTGACCACGATGCTCACCGATCCGGCCCTGACCGGCATGTCACGGACCGCCTTCGAACATCTGGTCGCAGTCTCGGAACCTTATTGGGACGCCATGGCCGAGGCGGCATTCCAGCGGCGCTTCCACCGCCCACGCAGCTACCTCCACCCACAGATCAGCAGCGTGGACCACCGCCACCGGCTCCTGGCAGCAATCCTGCGCCGCCGCAGAGCGGTGACCATTACATTCCTGGCCCAATTGCTGGGCGTCAACCGCACCAACCTGTCCATCCAGTACCAGGACGGAAAGCGACTCCTGGACCTGCATCGGGTCCTCGTCACACCCATACCCGGGCCGCCCGCCCGCACATTGGAACAGCTACACACCCGAGCCACTCCCACCGAAGGCCCGTAGCTGACAGTTATTCAATTACAGGCCCCGGGCCGTACCGAGAACTGCCAGGTCGGGGTGTTCCTCGCCTATGCGGGCGAGCGGGGCCGGACGCTGATCGACCGAACGCTCTACCTGCCGAAGTCCTGGACGGACGACCGTGAGCGCTGCCGGGGTGCCGGGATCGACGACGACATCGAGTTCGCCACCAAGGTCCAGCTCGCCCGGCAGATGATCCGCCGCGCGATCGACGACGGGATCCCGTTCCGCTGGGTGACCGCGGACGCCGGCTACGGCTACAGCAAGAGCTGGCGCTACGAGCTCGAGCAGGCCGACGTCTTCCACGTCGTGGCCACCACCCGACACGACACCGTCGTTACCCGGCAGGCCATGGACCACCGGCTCCACGACCTGATGGCCGACCTGCCGCGGCAGAAGTGGAAGCGCCGCTCCTGCGGCGACGGCGCGCACGGTCTGCGGGTCTACGACTGGGCTCGCGTCGAGGTCCGGCCCTGGCACCGCCCCGACCGCAGGCACTGGGTTCTGGCCCGCCGCAGCATCACCGATCCCACAAGGATCTCCTACTACATCGCCTACGCGCCCGCCGATGCCACCCTGAACGAGCTGATCGCCGTCGCGGGCGCCCGCTGGGCGATCGAGGAGTGCTTCCAGACCGCGAAGGGCCAGTGCGGCCTGGACGACTACCAGGTCCGCCGCCACCAGGGCTGGTACCGGCACATCACCCTCGCCATGGCCGCGCACGCCTACCTCACCGTCCTACGGGCCCAGCACCTTGAAAAGGGGCACGACCTGCTCGAACGCCAGACCTGATACCCCTGACCGTCCCCGAGATCCGCCGGCTGGTCACCCACCTCACCCGGCCCGTCCGCCGCAGCATCGACCACGTCCTGCACTGGTCCCGACGGCGCCGCCGACGCCAGCACCAGGCCCGCACCAGCCACTACAAGCGACGAGGCCACAGCCCAAGAGCTGAAGCCTCGTCACGGTAAGCACCGTTGCAGTACTAAGACCCGGAAGGTGAAATCGCCCATCTCGCGCTACGCGGAAAGGAAGATGGACGGCCGCCCCGACGGGAGTCGGACCGTGGCCTCCGTAACGACCGCTCTCCTGCAACCCCCGCCCCCTCGGCCCGCGCTGCCGGCCACCACGGTCCCTGACTACGTCGGCCCCGGCCAGACCGGCAACCGCATGCCCCGCGTCCTCGGGATCCTCCAGGCAGAGCCCGACAGGCAGTGGAGGGCCAGAGAGATCGCCGAGCTCCTCGGCGACGTCACCCTGGTCGCCACCTATCGACAACTCGCCCGCTGGACCGAAAGAGGGCTGATCAGGAAAGTTCGCACGGGCCGTTACACGGCAGCCGCCCCAACGGGCACCGCCGCCTTGCGTGACCTGCGGAAACGCTAACTACCCGGCTTGGGCAAAGCTCACACCGTCACGGCCGACGCCTTGCACACGCAGCGCGGCCACGTCCGCTTCCTGGTAGAGGAAAAGAGGGCCCACTACCTGCTGGACTCTGTTGCTCTATTCGGTCGTGGATCGCTGACTGCGGCATGATCGCTCTTGCGGTTGTCTCGTGGGCAGGCGGTCGCGGGGGTGGTGCGGGTGTCGATGAGGGCGGTGGGGCTGCCGGAGGTCCCGGAGCAGACGGCGCTGGTCGCGGCGGCGGCGTTCCCGAAGGGGACGCTGGCGATGCGGGTGCGGGAGAGGCTGGCGGAGGTCTTCGCGGACGAGCCGTTCGCGTCCGCGTTCGGGGTGCGCGGGGCGCCGGGCCTGCCACCGGGGATGCTGGCGCTGGTCACGGTGCTGCAGTTCGCCGAGAACCTGACCGACCGCCAAGCGGCCGGGATGGTGGCCCGGGCGATCGACTGGAAGTACGCGGTCCTGCGCCACGAGGCGCCATCACTCCGGGCAAGGGTGAGAGACCCTTGCCGCTGGTCTGTCGCAGCAGATTAGCGAAGCTGGGGGCAGCCTGACCGCGGAGACGCGCGGGCGGGCGGCAAGCAGCCCCGACAACGACGGAACGCATCGGCACTGCCAGACGGTGCGGGTCCGGCAAGCAAGACGAGACGCCGTACGCGAGGAACCAGCGTCTGAAGCCCCGTAACACTTCCACCGGCTCCAATCCCGTCCAGCAGCACGGCCACGACGCCATCGTGATCGAGTTCGCCCGCTCCGACTGCGGCTCCTGCCCGTCCCGCGACAAGTGCACCACCGCGGCACGAGGCAACCGCATGCTCACCCTGCGGCCCCGCGAGCTGCACGAGACCGTCACCGCCGCCCGCGCCGAGCGGAACACCGACACCTGGCAAGCCAAGTACGCCCTCCGCGCCGGTGTCGAGGGCATCATCAACCAGGCCCTGGACGTCACCGGGTTGCGCCGGGCCCGCTACCGCGGCCTGCCCAAGGTCAGCCTGCAGCACGCCTACTCGGCCGCAGCGATCAACGTCATCCGCCTCGACGCCCACTGGTCCGAAGGCCCCCGACGCCCCCGGACCAGCCGACTCACCCGACTCGCCCACCAACTCGCGGCCTGATCCTCGACCCGAATAGAGCAACAGAGTCACAGCGCGGCGCAAAGTTCGACGTCGGCAGCAGGAGAGGCCCAACTGCGCGCGGTGTCATCCTGTTCCGAGCCGGTCGGGCAGGGCCATGGAGGGGTCGGCCGGTGCTCTCCTCCCCCTGCAGGCCCGGGTGCGGTGAGCGCCCGGCGTTCACCGCGGGCCTGCATTGGAACCGGCCTCAGACCCTTGACGTTCCCCTGCGCTCGAACGCCTCGCTCCGCTGGAGCCAGTGCCGCAGTCGGCCCGGTGGGCGGCCCTGGCGTGGCAGAAGGGAGGGTACTTCCCGCAGCTTCCGCCACCGTAGAGCGGGTGGATCGGCGGTCGGACCTACGTGGCCTTTCGAGCAGACCGGT
The sequence above is drawn from the Kitasatospora sp. NBC_00315 genome and encodes:
- a CDS encoding RICIN domain-containing protein, producing MLRRSTALLRLLIPAALLAAGVIVPLSAGTASAASPICLRGNLQFDYQSAEAGTAKPTLTRAARNASVELWGRETPADTEHKLNTDTQLTGAADGSFNLCYTPVTTPVMYQMFFRFAARNNQVWKVANSSGTVYTFDTPTLLNVSSSGSVGSVKPAADARAWHAFDTVNLLWSRRANSTTPCWTTAEANAATCTTLTLRWQSGSFDGPYYDLSNTVHLADTDPDSEHTVLHEVGHFFQNRLYNSTFPTVTNCSPHFIPYASSATCAWTEGFGDSVAAYLLGDQRYVFPDGSSESFTVGANWQTGDQVQGNVDGALLQLWNQVDGSWDRTITGLASHTPATFADWFKNVRPTAVPPLSTTGAALTALDTHLINYGPTIVGDNAYHALSNGGGVALQRTGGCSVSLSTVAQFAALDTSRASQRWKFTSNGDGTVRVADSCAIPLYLTAPATAGGQVTLQAVYLGTPNQHWTVTQNAAGTYTLTNAAASLVLDGNATAGQAVTANTASAGSASQNWASVFSIS
- a CDS encoding transposase; protein product: MKPRNTSTGSNPVQQHGHDAIVIEFARSDCGSCPSRDKCTTAARGNRMLTLRPRELHETVTAARAERNTDTWQAKYALRAGVEGIINQALDVTGLRRARYRGLPKVSLQHAYSAAAINVIRLDAHWSEGPRRPRTSRLTRLAHQLAA